In Methylomagnum ishizawai, one DNA window encodes the following:
- the rfbF gene encoding glucose-1-phosphate cytidylyltransferase yields MKAVILAGGLGTRISEESHLQPKPMIAIGGKPILWHIMKIYSSHGINDFIICLGYKGYLIKDYFANYFLHMSDVTFDVAENRMEIHDRHAEPWRVTLIDTGPDTQTGGRLKRVRRYLGPEDFCFTYGDGLADVDIGGLVDFHRKHGRLATVTAVQPPGRYGALRLEGGDVLGFEEKPRGDGGWINGGFFVLAPGAVDFIEGDDTSWERQPLEQLAREGQLQAHRHVGFWQPMDTLRDKILLEELWQTGKAPWKVWS; encoded by the coding sequence ATGAAAGCCGTGATCCTGGCGGGTGGCCTGGGCACCCGGATTTCCGAGGAATCCCACCTACAGCCCAAACCGATGATCGCCATCGGCGGCAAGCCCATCCTGTGGCACATCATGAAGATTTATTCCAGCCACGGAATCAACGACTTCATCATCTGCCTGGGCTACAAGGGCTATCTCATCAAGGACTACTTCGCCAATTATTTCCTGCACATGTCGGACGTGACCTTCGATGTGGCCGAGAACCGCATGGAAATCCACGACCGCCACGCCGAACCCTGGCGCGTCACCCTGATCGACACCGGACCCGACACCCAGACCGGAGGCCGCTTGAAGCGGGTCCGCCGCTACCTGGGACCGGAGGATTTCTGTTTCACCTATGGCGATGGCTTGGCCGATGTGGATATCGGCGGCTTGGTGGATTTCCATCGCAAGCACGGACGGCTGGCGACGGTGACGGCGGTGCAACCACCGGGGCGCTATGGCGCTTTGCGGCTGGAAGGCGGCGATGTGCTGGGCTTCGAGGAAAAACCCCGTGGCGATGGCGGCTGGATCAACGGCGGCTTCTTCGTGCTGGCCCCCGGCGCGGTCGATTTCATCGAGGGCGACGACACCTCCTGGGAACGCCAACCCCTGGAACAACTGGCGCGGGAAGGCCAATTGCAAGCCCACCGCCATGTGGGATTCTGGCAGCCGATGGACACCTTGCGCGACAAAATCCTATTGGAAGAACTCTGGCAAACGGGCAAAGCCCCGTGGAAGGTATGGTCATGA
- the rfbG gene encoding CDP-glucose 4,6-dehydratase, translating to MTPDFWRGKTVFVTGHTGFKGAWLCLWLQRMGAEVVGYALSPPTEPSLFELANVARDMHSIEGDIRDDDALERALRLARPEIVIHMAAQPLVRHAYAHPVETYSTNIMGTVHLLQAVRGVASVRALVNVTSDKCYENREWSWGYRENEAMGGRDPYSSSKGCAELVTAAFRQSYFGPGGHPAALATARAGNVIGGGDWAEDRLIPDILRHIEAGKILKIRNPAAIRPWQHVLEPLGGYLTLAERLYQDGAAFAEAWNFGPAKSDAKPVRWIVERLRTVWPDRLRWEFDAHPQPHEATHLRLDCEKAADRLGWQPRWHLARALDAVTEWHTGHWSGADPRSLSLRQIDTYMQEDDDREQSWDQAANS from the coding sequence ATGACTCCCGATTTCTGGCGCGGCAAAACAGTCTTCGTGACCGGGCACACCGGTTTCAAAGGGGCTTGGCTTTGCCTGTGGCTACAGCGGATGGGGGCGGAAGTGGTCGGCTACGCCCTGTCGCCGCCGACCGAGCCTAGCTTGTTCGAGCTAGCCAATGTCGCCCGCGATATGCATTCCATCGAAGGCGATATCCGCGACGACGACGCCCTGGAACGCGCCTTGCGCCTGGCCCGGCCCGAGATCGTCATCCATATGGCGGCGCAACCCCTGGTCCGCCATGCCTACGCCCATCCGGTCGAGACCTATTCCACCAATATCATGGGCACGGTCCACCTGCTGCAAGCGGTGCGCGGCGTGGCCTCGGTGCGGGCGCTGGTCAATGTCACCAGCGACAAATGCTACGAGAACCGGGAATGGTCCTGGGGCTACCGCGAGAACGAAGCCATGGGTGGCCGCGATCCCTATAGCAGCAGCAAAGGCTGCGCCGAACTGGTGACGGCGGCTTTCCGCCAATCCTATTTCGGGCCGGGCGGACATCCGGCGGCCCTCGCCACCGCAAGGGCCGGCAATGTCATCGGCGGCGGCGACTGGGCCGAAGACCGGCTGATTCCCGACATCCTGCGCCATATCGAGGCCGGGAAAATCCTCAAAATCCGCAATCCCGCCGCCATCCGGCCTTGGCAACACGTCCTCGAACCCCTGGGCGGCTATCTGACCCTGGCGGAGCGGCTGTACCAGGACGGCGCGGCCTTCGCCGAAGCCTGGAATTTCGGCCCGGCCAAATCCGATGCCAAGCCGGTGCGCTGGATCGTGGAACGGCTGCGGACCGTATGGCCAGACCGGCTGCGCTGGGAATTCGATGCCCACCCCCAGCCCCACGAAGCCACCCACCTCCGGCTGGACTGCGAAAAAGCGGCGGACCGCCTGGGCTGGCAACCGCGCTGGCACCTGGCACGGGCGCTCGACGCCGTGACCGAATGGCACACGGGCCACTGGTCGGGAGCCGACCCCCGCAGCCTGAGCCTGCGCCAGATCGACACCTACATGCAGGAAGACGATGACCGCGAGCAAAGCTGGGATCAGGCAGCAAATTCTTGA